In a genomic window of Zingiber officinale cultivar Zhangliang chromosome 9B, Zo_v1.1, whole genome shotgun sequence:
- the LOC122024586 gene encoding rust resistance kinase Lr10-like: protein MAMAFKASSRSFSALLLPLLLLLSLAAVTTTGQQQQSLEACPPFSCGLFHNISHPFRRTTDPPRCGDRRYELTCDDNQSTISIGSTHYLITQLWYESRWIRLVDPNFAGGSCGLPSQSLTPSDDYSSFGVFSPAGDVWASFMNCTRRIEGLASYRPVPCLSNSNTFVYVVVADDGNRLSYLYPSCHFLSMIPAIDAESSTRDAFRILHKGFDLRFYEASNDWKRIIRQCAIESKSLFFDLLRGKHMLSQVYFLPYSEIHFAFCIGDHYQRAFITQITIAVVVFIQIVQLLAVFLILGRLVIAPMIVWFLLGYKLWNRGVAVDLIEKFLRRQQTLMPTRYAYSELIAITRHFREKLGQGGFGSVFKGELLGDRFVAVKMLSNSKCNGDDFINEVSTLGRIHHVNVVRLVGYCSDGSKRALIYEYMPNGSLDKYIFAPNGTNGHFFTSEKLIQIAIGIARGIDYLHQGCDMQILHFDIKPHNILIDHNFTPKISDFGLAKLYPKINALVSVSAARGTIGYIAPELISRSFGKISFKSDVYSFGMLLMEMAGRRRNVDPHAGNSSRVYYPSWIYDKLTQPDEVEVVNKFEIQDLEKKLAIVGLWCIQLRPSDRPTMSRVIEMLEVDDVDCLPIPPKPFLSSGNSSTDRSSILTKHSFDSISIELSSVVSE, encoded by the exons ATGGCCATGGCCTTCAAAGCATCATCGCGCAGCTTCTCCGCTCTGCTTCTGCCGCTACTCCTCCTCCTCTCCCTGGCTGCTGTCACAACTACGGGGCAGCAGCAGCAGAGCCTAGAAGCTTGTCCTCCCTTCTCTTGCGGTCTGTTCCACAACATCAGCCACCCATTTCGTCGAACAACTGATCCGCCTCGGTGCGGGGATCGGAGGTACGAGCTCACCTGCGACGACAATCAGTCCACCATCTCTATCGGCTCCACCCACTACTTGATCACTCAGCTATGGTACGAAAGCCGCTGGATCCGGTTGGTGGATCCGAACTTTGCAGGTGGAAGCTGTGGCCTCCCTTCCCAATCTTTGACGCCTTCCGATGATTATTCCAGCTTCGGCGTATTTTCTCCCGCGGGAGATGTTTGGGCAAGTTTCATGAACTGCACGAGAAGAATCGAGGGCCTGGCTTCGTATCGACCTGTTCCTTGCTTGAGCAACAGCAACACTTTTGTCTACGTCGTCGTTGCCGATGACGGAAATAGATTGTCATACCTTTATCCATCATGTCATTTTCTGTCGATGATTCCAGCGATAGATGCCGAGTCCTCAACGAGGGATGCATTCCGCATTCTACATAAGGGATTTGATTTGCGATTCTATGAAGCGTCGAATGATTGGAAAAGAATAATCCGCCAATGTGCGATTGAATCCAAAAG CTTGTTCTTTGATCTACTAAGAGGCAAGCACATGCTCTCCCAAGTTTACTTCCTCCCCTATAGTGAGATACACTTTGCATTTTGCATAGGAGACCACTACCAAAGGGCTTTCATTACTCAAATCACAATTGCAGTGGTGGTATTCATCCAGATTGTGCAGCTCTTAGCAG TTTTCTTGATACTGGGCCGATTAGTCATAGCGCCCATGATAGTTTGGTTCTTGCTTGGTTACAAACTATGGAACAGGGGAGTCGCAGTTGACCTTATAGAGAAGTTTCTTCGGCGCCAGCAAACACTGATGCCAACAAGATACGCCTACTCTGAACTCATAGCAATCACAAGGCATTTTAGAGAGAAGCTCGGCCAAGGTGGCTTCGGCTCAGTCTTCAAAGGAGAACTTCTAGGGGATCGTTTTGTTGCAGTTAAGATGTTAAGCAACTCCAAATGCAATGGCGATGACTTCATCAATGAAGTTTCGACATTAGGTAGGATTCATCATGTGAATGTCGTGCGGTTAGTTGGATATTGCTCAGATGGATCAAAGAGAGCTTTGATTTATGAGTATATGCCTAATGGCTCACTTGACAAGTACATTTTTGCTCCCAATGGAACTAATGGTCACTTTTTCACCTCAGAAAAACTCATTCAAATAGCAATTGGTATTGCACGGGGCATCGATTACTTACATCAAGGATGTGATATGCAGATTCTACACTTTGACATCAAGCCTCATAATATACTTATAGATCATAATTTCACTCCGAAGATCTCTGACTTTGGACTTGCAAAATTATATCCAAAAATCAATGCTCTAGTATCAGTTAGTGCTGCAAGGGGAACAATAGGCTATATTGCTCCGGAGTTGATATCTAGAAGCTTTGGAAAAATCTCTTTCAAATCAGATGTTTATAGTTTCGGAATGCTACTAATGGAAATGGCAGGAAGGCGAAGAAATGTGGATCCTCACGCAGGGAATTCAAGTCGAGTTTACTATCCATCATGGATATACGATAAGTTGACTCAACCAGATGAGGTTGAAGTTGTCAACAAGTTTGAGATACAAGACTTGGAGAAGAAATTGGCAATAGTTGGATTGTGGTGTATTCAATTGAGGCCTTCTGATAGGCCAACTATGTCTAGAGTGATTGAGATGTTAGAAGTTGATGATGTTGATTGCCTTCCAATTCCACCTAAGCCCTTCCTTTCATCAGGGAATTCATCTACGGATCGATCTTCAATACTAACAAAACATAGCTTTGATTCAATTTCTATTGAGTTATCATCTGTGGTTTCAGAGTGA
- the LOC122022309 gene encoding rust resistance kinase Lr10-like isoform X1, translating into MSFLQMKDIYSLSYLHPSCQFLSMIPAIDAEFSTRDAFHILQEGFDLGLSSWTNRRPTITQKILQCLPRFKRQFFEKLRSKHILTKVFSLAVSETNFASCMAEGNYENVLTIRLTIAVVVFIHIVQLLVVLLILGRIVIAPMIVLFSLGYKLWNRRVTVDLIEKFLRRQQTLMPTRYAYSELIAITRHFREKLGQGGFGSVFKGELLGGRFVAVKMLVNSKCNGDDFINEVSTIGRIHHVNVVRLVGYCSDGSKRALVYEYMPNGSLDKYIFAPNGQFFTSEKLIQIAIGIARGIDYLHQGCDMQILHFDIKPHNILIDHNFTPKISDFGLAKLYPKTNALVSISAARGTIGYIAPELVSRSFGKISFKSDVYSFGMLLMEMAGRRRNVDPLAGNSSRVYYPSWIYDKLTQPQEVKIDNEFEIQNLEKKLAIVGLWCIQLRPCDRPTMTGVIDMLEVDDVNSLPIPPKPFFSSEDSTVIIKSSLSSISTELSMVSE; encoded by the exons ATGTCGTTTTTGCAGATGAAGGATATATATAGTTTGTCATACCTTCATCCATCATGTCAATTTCTGTCGATGATTCCAGCGATAGATGCCGAATTCTCAACGAGGGATGCATTCCACATTCTACAAGAGGGATTTGATTTGGGTTTGTCATCATGGACCAATAGGAGACCCACAATAACTCAGAAAATCCTTCAATGTCTGCCTCGATTCAAAAG ACAGTTCTTTGAAAAACTGAGAAGCAAACACATACTCACTAAAGTTTTCTCCCTCGCCGTCAGTGAGACAAACTTTGCATCTTGCATGGCAGAGGGCAATTACGAAAACGTTTTGACTATTCGATTAACAATTGCCGTGGTGGTATTCATCCATATTGTACAGCTCTTAGTAG TTTTATTGATACTGGGACGAATTGTCATAGCGCCTATGATAGTTTTGTTTTCGCTTGGTTACAAACTATGGAACAGGCGAGTCACAGTTGACCTTATAGAGAAGTTTCTTCGGCGCCAGCAAACGTTGATGCCGACTAGATATGCCTACTCTGAACTTATAGCCATCACAAGGCATTTTAGAGAGAAGCTCGGCCAAGGAGGCTTTGGTTCAGTCTTCAAAGGGGAACTTCTAGGAGGTCGTTTTGTTGCAGTTAAAATGCTAGTCAACTCCAAATGCAATGGCGATGACTTCATCAATGAAGTTTCTACGATAGGTAGGATTCATCATGTGAATGTCGTGCGGCTAGTTGGATATTGCTCCGACGGATCAAAAAGAGCTTTGGTTTACGAGTATATGCCTAATGGCTCGCTTGACAAGTATATTTTTGCTCCCAATGGTCAATTTTTCACCTCAGAAAAACTCATTCAAATAGCAATTGGCATTGCAAGGGGTATCGATTACTTACATCAAGGATGTGATATGCAGATTCTACACTTTGACATCAAGCCTCATAATATACTTATAGACCATAATTTCACTCCCAAAATATCTGACTTTGGACTTGCAAAATTGTACCCAAAGACAAATGCTCTAGTATCTATTAGTGCTGCAAGAGGGACAATCGGCTATATTGCTCCAGAGTTAGTATCTCGAAGCTTTGGAAAAATCTCTTTCAAATCAGATGTTTATAGTTTCGGAATGTTACTAATGGAAATGGCTGGAAGGAGAAGAAATGTGGATCCTCTTGCAGGGAATTCAAGCCGAGTTTACTATCCATCATGGATTTATGATAAATTAACTCAACCACAAGAGGTCAAAATTGACAATGAGTTTGAGATACAAAACTTAGAGAAGAAACTAGCAATAGTTGGATTGTGGTGTATTCAACTGAGGCCATGTGATAGACCAACTATGACAGGAGTTATTGACATGTTAGAAGTTGATGATGTTAATAGTCTTCCAAttccacccaaacccttcttttCGTCAGAGGATTCAACTGTAATAATAAAATCTAGTTTAAGTTCAATTTCGACTGAGTTATCTATGGTTTCAGAGTGA
- the LOC122022309 gene encoding rust resistance kinase Lr10-like isoform X2: MKDIYSLSYLHPSCQFLSMIPAIDAEFSTRDAFHILQEGFDLGLSSWTNRRPTITQKILQCLPRFKRQFFEKLRSKHILTKVFSLAVSETNFASCMAEGNYENVLTIRLTIAVVVFIHIVQLLVVLLILGRIVIAPMIVLFSLGYKLWNRRVTVDLIEKFLRRQQTLMPTRYAYSELIAITRHFREKLGQGGFGSVFKGELLGGRFVAVKMLVNSKCNGDDFINEVSTIGRIHHVNVVRLVGYCSDGSKRALVYEYMPNGSLDKYIFAPNGQFFTSEKLIQIAIGIARGIDYLHQGCDMQILHFDIKPHNILIDHNFTPKISDFGLAKLYPKTNALVSISAARGTIGYIAPELVSRSFGKISFKSDVYSFGMLLMEMAGRRRNVDPLAGNSSRVYYPSWIYDKLTQPQEVKIDNEFEIQNLEKKLAIVGLWCIQLRPCDRPTMTGVIDMLEVDDVNSLPIPPKPFFSSEDSTVIIKSSLSSISTELSMVSE; this comes from the exons ATGAAGGATATATATAGTTTGTCATACCTTCATCCATCATGTCAATTTCTGTCGATGATTCCAGCGATAGATGCCGAATTCTCAACGAGGGATGCATTCCACATTCTACAAGAGGGATTTGATTTGGGTTTGTCATCATGGACCAATAGGAGACCCACAATAACTCAGAAAATCCTTCAATGTCTGCCTCGATTCAAAAG ACAGTTCTTTGAAAAACTGAGAAGCAAACACATACTCACTAAAGTTTTCTCCCTCGCCGTCAGTGAGACAAACTTTGCATCTTGCATGGCAGAGGGCAATTACGAAAACGTTTTGACTATTCGATTAACAATTGCCGTGGTGGTATTCATCCATATTGTACAGCTCTTAGTAG TTTTATTGATACTGGGACGAATTGTCATAGCGCCTATGATAGTTTTGTTTTCGCTTGGTTACAAACTATGGAACAGGCGAGTCACAGTTGACCTTATAGAGAAGTTTCTTCGGCGCCAGCAAACGTTGATGCCGACTAGATATGCCTACTCTGAACTTATAGCCATCACAAGGCATTTTAGAGAGAAGCTCGGCCAAGGAGGCTTTGGTTCAGTCTTCAAAGGGGAACTTCTAGGAGGTCGTTTTGTTGCAGTTAAAATGCTAGTCAACTCCAAATGCAATGGCGATGACTTCATCAATGAAGTTTCTACGATAGGTAGGATTCATCATGTGAATGTCGTGCGGCTAGTTGGATATTGCTCCGACGGATCAAAAAGAGCTTTGGTTTACGAGTATATGCCTAATGGCTCGCTTGACAAGTATATTTTTGCTCCCAATGGTCAATTTTTCACCTCAGAAAAACTCATTCAAATAGCAATTGGCATTGCAAGGGGTATCGATTACTTACATCAAGGATGTGATATGCAGATTCTACACTTTGACATCAAGCCTCATAATATACTTATAGACCATAATTTCACTCCCAAAATATCTGACTTTGGACTTGCAAAATTGTACCCAAAGACAAATGCTCTAGTATCTATTAGTGCTGCAAGAGGGACAATCGGCTATATTGCTCCAGAGTTAGTATCTCGAAGCTTTGGAAAAATCTCTTTCAAATCAGATGTTTATAGTTTCGGAATGTTACTAATGGAAATGGCTGGAAGGAGAAGAAATGTGGATCCTCTTGCAGGGAATTCAAGCCGAGTTTACTATCCATCATGGATTTATGATAAATTAACTCAACCACAAGAGGTCAAAATTGACAATGAGTTTGAGATACAAAACTTAGAGAAGAAACTAGCAATAGTTGGATTGTGGTGTATTCAACTGAGGCCATGTGATAGACCAACTATGACAGGAGTTATTGACATGTTAGAAGTTGATGATGTTAATAGTCTTCCAAttccacccaaacccttcttttCGTCAGAGGATTCAACTGTAATAATAAAATCTAGTTTAAGTTCAATTTCGACTGAGTTATCTATGGTTTCAGAGTGA